One window of Gloeothece citriformis PCC 7424 genomic DNA carries:
- the proB gene encoding glutamate 5-kinase produces the protein MTKTIVVKIGTSTLTEPETGQLALSTIAALVETLTKLKTSGYQVVLVSSGAVGVGCGRLSRKERPKDIAMKQAIAAVGQGRLIRVYDDLFNTLGQPIAQILLTRRELIDRRSYVNAYNTFAALFELGVIPIVNENDTVAVEELNFGDNDTLSALVANLIEANWLFLLTDVDRLYSADPRLVPTAQPITFVNPSDFAHLQVEAGSGGSGWGTGGMTTKLAAARIATSAGVRMVITHGRQPQNILKILEGEAIGTQFEPQPRTENARKRWIAYGLMPMGKLYLDEGAVKAICQGGKSLLPAGIVRVEGDFVDSEAVLLCDGEGKEVARGLVNYKSTEIDKIKGYRSAQIALLLGYMGEETVIHRDNLVISERKLS, from the coding sequence ATGACTAAAACGATAGTTGTTAAAATTGGCACTTCTACCTTAACAGAACCCGAAACCGGACAGTTAGCCCTCTCCACGATCGCCGCCTTGGTAGAAACCTTAACCAAGTTAAAAACATCAGGTTATCAAGTGGTTTTGGTGTCTTCCGGTGCGGTGGGGGTAGGGTGTGGACGACTTAGTCGAAAAGAACGTCCGAAAGATATCGCCATGAAACAAGCGATCGCCGCCGTTGGCCAAGGCCGACTAATTCGGGTTTATGATGATTTATTTAACACCTTGGGACAACCGATCGCCCAAATTTTACTGACTCGACGAGAACTAATCGATCGCCGGTCTTATGTCAATGCTTATAATACCTTTGCTGCCCTTTTTGAATTAGGGGTTATTCCCATTGTCAATGAAAATGATACCGTAGCGGTTGAAGAGTTGAATTTTGGCGATAATGATACTCTTTCTGCTTTGGTGGCTAATTTAATTGAGGCAAACTGGTTATTTCTCTTAACGGATGTTGATCGCTTATACTCTGCCGATCCTCGTTTAGTCCCCACAGCACAACCTATCACTTTTGTCAACCCTAGTGATTTTGCTCATTTACAAGTTGAAGCGGGTTCTGGGGGTTCGGGTTGGGGAACTGGAGGAATGACGACTAAGTTAGCCGCCGCGCGAATTGCTACCAGTGCAGGGGTAAGAATGGTAATTACTCATGGGAGACAGCCGCAAAATATTCTTAAAATTCTTGAGGGAGAAGCGATCGGAACTCAATTTGAACCCCAACCCCGCACAGAAAACGCCCGGAAACGGTGGATCGCTTATGGGTTGATGCCGATGGGTAAATTATATCTCGATGAAGGGGCAGTTAAGGCCATTTGTCAAGGGGGTAAATCTCTTTTACCGGCGGGAATTGTTCGGGTTGAGGGGGATTTTGTCGATTCAGAGGCGGTATTATTGTGTGATGGGGAGGGTAAAGAAGTTGCCAGAGGTTTAGTGAATTATAAGAGTACAGAAATTGACAAGATTAAAGGCTATCGATCGGCTCAAATTGCTTTACTTTTAGGATATATGGGCGAAGAAACCGTAATTCATCGGGATAATTTGGTGATTTCTGAGAGAAAGTTATCTTAA
- a CDS encoding carbon dioxide-concentrating mechanism protein CcmK codes for MPQAVGVIQTLGFPAVLAAADAMVKGARVTIVYFDKAERGEFLVAVRGPISEVTPSVEAGLKAATNTFGGEVVSHYIVPNPPENVLAVLPLEYTPEVEAFR; via the coding sequence ATGCCCCAAGCTGTCGGTGTGATTCAAACTTTAGGATTTCCTGCCGTCTTAGCCGCCGCCGATGCAATGGTGAAAGGGGCTAGGGTGACAATTGTCTATTTTGATAAAGCAGAAAGAGGAGAATTTCTCGTCGCTGTTAGAGGGCCTATTTCCGAAGTCACCCCATCGGTAGAAGCCGGACTCAAAGCCGCCACCAATACTTTCGGAGGAGAAGTCGTCAGTCATTATATCGTCCCCAATCCTCCCGAAAATGTCTTGGCTGTCTTGCCCTTGGAGTACACACCAGAAGTAGAAGCCTTCCGCTAA
- a CDS encoding MarR family transcriptional regulator, whose amino-acid sequence MPIVIISATPGLTTTEEILNLILSHPEGLTIKELSITLNRPVSMIQICLKSLIADKKIYVRTHKNRTQPLYYPYNSQINLELN is encoded by the coding sequence TTGCCTATAGTAATTATTTCTGCAACTCCTGGTCTAACCACTACGGAGGAAATTCTTAATTTAATTTTATCTCATCCAGAAGGCTTAACCATTAAAGAGTTAAGTATAACATTAAATCGTCCCGTTTCTATGATTCAGATCTGTTTAAAATCTCTCATAGCTGATAAAAAGATTTATGTTAGAACCCACAAAAACAGAACACAACCTCTTTATTATCCCTATAATTCTCAAATAAATTTAGAGTTAAATTAA
- a CDS encoding Asp-tRNA(Asn)/Glu-tRNA(Gln) amidotransferase GatCAB subunit A, giving the protein MTFLASDAVGLATSIRRGKTRATTVVKETLQKIEKLNPTLNCFTTVTAETALIQARQIDTEREQGKPLGPLAGVPFAVKNLFDIAGVVTLAGSKINQDNSPAIREATALSRLKKAGAILVGALNMDEYAYGFVTENSHYGATPNPLDITRISGGSSGGSAAAVAGDLVTFSLGSDTNGSIRVPAAFCGLYGFKPTYGRLSRAGTFLFSSSLDHIGPFARSVRDIATIFDLLQGEDPRDPVCTKRPPHPCLPELDAGIEGVRIAIADDYFSEGAEPEALKAVEAIAELLGVKQRITIPQADRARAAAYIITASEGSNLHLANLKTRLQDFDPATRDRFLAGALIPADWYIQAQRFRRWYRDRLREVFQQVDIILAPTTPCVAPAIGQEKITIAGEEIVIRPNLGRFTQPLSFVGLPVLSFPIKQPKSLPLGVQLIAAPYQEATILKVAKFLEDQLTSK; this is encoded by the coding sequence ATGACTTTTCTTGCTTCTGATGCAGTTGGTTTGGCGACCTCAATTCGTCGGGGTAAAACCCGCGCCACTACTGTTGTTAAGGAAACTCTACAAAAAATTGAAAAACTTAACCCTACCCTGAACTGTTTTACCACCGTAACCGCAGAAACCGCCCTCATTCAAGCCCGACAAATTGACACCGAACGAGAACAGGGAAAACCTTTAGGCCCCCTTGCCGGTGTTCCCTTTGCAGTAAAAAACCTCTTTGATATTGCCGGAGTCGTCACCCTCGCCGGCTCAAAAATTAATCAGGATAACTCTCCCGCCATTCGGGAAGCAACCGCCCTCTCTCGTTTAAAAAAAGCCGGAGCTATTCTCGTCGGGGCGTTAAATATGGATGAATACGCCTATGGGTTTGTCACCGAAAACAGCCATTATGGCGCGACTCCTAACCCCCTCGATATCACTCGCATTAGTGGGGGGTCTTCCGGAGGATCAGCCGCCGCCGTAGCCGGAGATTTAGTCACCTTCAGTTTAGGATCAGATACAAACGGCTCAATTCGAGTGCCGGCTGCGTTTTGTGGCTTATATGGTTTTAAACCGACTTATGGACGGTTATCCAGAGCCGGAACTTTCTTATTCTCCTCTTCCTTAGACCATATAGGGCCGTTTGCCCGTTCGGTACGAGATATCGCTACGATTTTTGATCTCCTTCAAGGGGAAGATCCACGAGATCCCGTCTGTACTAAGCGCCCGCCTCATCCCTGTCTCCCCGAATTAGACGCAGGAATAGAAGGGGTGAGAATTGCGATCGCTGATGATTATTTTAGCGAAGGAGCAGAACCGGAAGCCTTAAAAGCTGTAGAAGCGATCGCTGAACTGTTGGGAGTCAAACAACGGATCACCATTCCCCAAGCCGATCGTGCTAGAGCCGCCGCTTATATTATTACTGCATCAGAAGGGAGTAATCTACATTTAGCCAACCTGAAAACCCGTCTCCAAGATTTTGATCCCGCTACCCGTGATCGCTTTTTAGCCGGAGCTTTAATTCCGGCGGACTGGTACATTCAAGCACAACGTTTTCGTCGTTGGTATCGAGATCGTCTGAGGGAAGTTTTTCAACAAGTGGATATTATTTTAGCTCCGACAACCCCTTGCGTTGCCCCTGCGATCGGACAAGAAAAAATAACTATTGCCGGCGAAGAAATTGTCATCCGTCCTAATTTGGGGCGTTTTACTCAACCGTTGTCTTTTGTCGGGTTGCCGGTGCTTTCTTTTCCCATCAAACAGCCTAAGTCTTTGCCTTTAGGAGTTCAACTCATTGCCGCCCCCTATCAGGAAGCAACTATTTTAAAAGTGGCTAAATTTTTAGAAGATCAATTGACTTCAAAATGA
- a CDS encoding YqeG family HAD IIIA-type phosphatase, which translates to MTKSKILQPDLILGATILHLSPDIICQYDLKGLILDVDETLVPLRESLVSDELKQWVDQVRKVASIWLVSNNISESRIGRIGQTLNVPYIFGAGKPSRRKLRQAIQAMDLPVSQVGMVGDRLFTDVLAGNRLGMFTILVEPMVDAEIAARYYPVRNFEVWLSEKLGVSLRVNSEQ; encoded by the coding sequence ATGACTAAATCCAAAATCTTACAACCCGATTTAATTTTAGGTGCAACGATTCTTCATTTATCCCCTGATATTATCTGTCAATATGACCTAAAGGGGTTAATTTTAGATGTAGATGAAACTTTAGTGCCCCTGAGAGAATCTCTAGTTTCTGATGAGTTAAAGCAGTGGGTCGATCAAGTCCGCAAAGTGGCTTCTATCTGGTTAGTTAGTAATAATATCAGCGAAAGCCGCATAGGTCGTATTGGTCAAACCCTCAATGTTCCCTATATTTTTGGGGCTGGTAAACCCTCTCGTCGGAAATTACGTCAAGCTATCCAAGCGATGGATCTACCGGTTTCTCAAGTAGGGATGGTGGGCGATCGCCTGTTTACCGATGTCCTCGCCGGTAATCGTTTAGGAATGTTTACTATTTTAGTTGAGCCGATGGTTGATGCGGAAATTGCTGCGCGTTATTATCCGGTGCGGAATTTTGAAGTGTGGCTTTCTGAAAAGTTAGGCGTTTCTTTGAGAGTGAACAGTGAACAATGA
- a CDS encoding ABC transporter ATP-binding protein, with amino-acid sequence MTISTAYRDIKTITTPEGAAIATQGVEMVYETKAGRFSVLKGIDLEIPYGDVQILMGPSGSGKTTLLTILAGLLTPTAGSVKLLGQEITQMSRKQLAKFRLHHIGFVFQDFNLFPALTAAENIEMVFHLKGIRGKEVRRQTQLLLEQVGLGDKGKSLPKELSGGQKQRVAIARALVGRPQLIMADEPTASLDSHSGHRVVELLRQLAREAGCTVLMVTHDPRILDLADRVISLEDGHLASTPSYPTELTHRH; translated from the coding sequence ATGACTATATCAACTGCTTATAGAGATATTAAAACAATCACTACTCCGGAAGGGGCAGCGATCGCTACTCAGGGAGTAGAAATGGTTTATGAAACCAAAGCCGGACGGTTTTCCGTTCTCAAAGGAATTGATTTAGAGATTCCCTATGGAGATGTACAAATTTTAATGGGGCCTTCGGGTTCGGGTAAGACCACCCTATTAACCATCCTAGCCGGTTTGTTGACTCCCACCGCAGGAAGCGTTAAACTTCTCGGACAAGAAATTACCCAAATGTCTCGAAAACAATTAGCCAAGTTTAGATTACATCATATTGGCTTTGTTTTTCAGGATTTTAATTTATTTCCTGCCTTAACTGCGGCGGAAAATATTGAGATGGTCTTTCATCTAAAAGGAATTCGCGGTAAAGAGGTTCGTCGTCAGACTCAATTGTTGTTAGAACAAGTCGGGTTAGGAGATAAAGGGAAAAGTCTTCCCAAGGAATTATCCGGCGGACAAAAACAACGAGTTGCGATCGCTAGGGCTTTAGTGGGTCGTCCTCAATTAATTATGGCCGATGAACCGACGGCTTCTTTAGACTCTCATAGTGGTCATCGGGTGGTTGAGTTGTTGCGTCAACTGGCGCGGGAAGCGGGTTGTACGGTGTTAATGGTCACTCATGATCCCCGAATTTTAGATTTAGCCGATCGGGTGATTAGTCTTGAAGATGGTCATTTAGCTTCTACCCCCTCTTATCCAACTGAATTGACTCATCGACACTAA
- a CDS encoding PspA/IM30 family protein — MGLFDRLSRVVRANLNDLVSKAEDPEKVLEQAVIDMQEDLVQLRQAVARSIAEQKRSEQQYNQNQTEANKWEQRAKLALSKGDEALAREALTRKKSFSETAAVLKQQLEQQSATVDQLKRNLVALESKISEAKTKKNMLQARSKAAKANEDLQKTLGNIGTSSAMGAFERMEQKVLEAEARSQAVGELAGSGLEDQFRMLESGSDVDDELALLKAQVQGGGALPGSTTTNALPESKSTTSSNSAVDAELEDLRRQIDNL, encoded by the coding sequence ATGGGATTATTTGATCGTCTAAGCCGAGTAGTTCGAGCCAACCTTAATGATTTAGTGAGCAAGGCAGAAGATCCAGAAAAAGTGCTGGAACAAGCCGTTATTGATATGCAGGAAGATTTGGTACAGTTACGTCAAGCCGTAGCTCGTTCCATTGCCGAACAAAAAAGATCCGAACAACAATATAATCAAAACCAAACCGAAGCCAATAAATGGGAACAACGGGCTAAATTGGCTCTGTCTAAGGGAGATGAAGCCTTGGCGCGAGAAGCTTTAACCCGTAAAAAATCTTTTTCAGAAACAGCCGCCGTCTTAAAACAACAATTAGAGCAGCAAAGCGCGACAGTTGACCAACTCAAACGGAATTTAGTAGCCTTAGAAAGTAAAATTTCTGAAGCTAAAACCAAGAAAAATATGCTCCAAGCTCGCTCTAAAGCCGCTAAAGCTAATGAAGACCTCCAAAAAACTTTGGGTAACATTGGCACAAGTAGCGCGATGGGAGCTTTTGAACGCATGGAACAAAAAGTTTTAGAAGCAGAAGCGAGATCTCAAGCGGTTGGAGAATTAGCCGGTTCAGGACTAGAAGATCAATTCCGGATGCTAGAATCCGGCAGTGATGTCGATGATGAATTAGCACTGCTCAAAGCTCAAGTTCAAGGCGGAGGAGCTTTACCCGGTTCGACAACAACCAACGCTTTACCGGAATCAAAGTCTACTACCTCCTCTAATTCGGCTGTAGATGCAGAACTCGAAGATCTACGCCGTCAAATTGATAATCTATAG
- a CDS encoding DUF4079 domain-containing protein produces MDIAIPDTVKTWSQFGHPVLMWILLGVAVYSLYLGFQIRRTRTVEDKDVRKDLIKKDFRTRHYQLGSILLAFMITGTVGGMAVTYINNGKLFVGPHLLVGLGMTALIAISAALVPFMQKGNDAARVTHIALNVALLGLFGWQAVTGMDIVQRIISKM; encoded by the coding sequence ATGGACATTGCAATTCCGGATACAGTGAAAACCTGGTCTCAATTTGGTCATCCTGTTTTAATGTGGATTTTACTTGGGGTCGCTGTCTATTCATTATATCTTGGCTTCCAAATTCGGCGTACTCGAACGGTTGAAGATAAAGACGTAAGAAAAGACCTGATTAAGAAAGATTTCCGCACCCGGCATTATCAACTCGGCTCTATTCTACTAGCTTTTATGATAACCGGAACGGTTGGGGGTATGGCAGTCACTTATATTAATAATGGTAAACTTTTTGTGGGCCCTCATTTATTGGTCGGTTTAGGCATGACGGCTTTAATTGCCATTTCTGCGGCGTTAGTTCCCTTCATGCAAAAAGGAAATGATGCAGCTAGAGTAACTCATATTGCCCTTAATGTAGCGTTATTGGGATTATTTGGCTGGCAAGCTGTCACCGGCATGGATATTGTGCAACGTATCATTAGTAAGATGTAA
- a CDS encoding FtsX-like permease family protein → MVSIARKNLFEDLPRFLIAQAGILFAVSLVTIQTGLLKGFTQSTTRLIDRSTADIWVTSEDITNFELTLPIPYERLTQAREVEGVAKAEAVILEGGLWRNSQDKISTVRVIGFDPKGELFSPGTITKGSLQAIEKPYTFIIDQSQLNSLGLENINDAGQIDSYKATLVGTTKDIQAIASSPFFLTSLESAKAYSYARPDFEAEPTTPATNPLNNRDNITYVLIKVEPGQNLQTLKQRLEEALPNIQAYTTSEMSQKTQNYWVRRTSIGFILGLGAIVGIVVGIVIVGQILYASVSDHLTEFGTLKAMGASDWVTYRIIIEQALWMAVLGYIPGMAVCLGLGAWTATTQGVVILITPAMAGGVFAVTVMMCIGSAIFAIQKVNRVDPAIVFKG, encoded by the coding sequence ATGGTTTCAATTGCCCGTAAAAACCTATTTGAGGATTTACCTCGTTTTTTAATTGCTCAGGCGGGAATCCTATTTGCTGTCAGTTTAGTAACTATTCAAACTGGACTACTCAAAGGATTTACTCAGTCTACCACTCGCTTAATTGATCGCTCAACAGCAGATATTTGGGTAACTTCCGAAGATATCACCAACTTTGAATTAACGTTACCCATCCCCTACGAACGTTTAACCCAAGCGCGAGAAGTAGAAGGGGTGGCTAAAGCCGAAGCAGTCATTTTAGAAGGAGGATTATGGCGCAACTCACAGGATAAAATTTCTACCGTTAGAGTCATCGGATTTGATCCTAAAGGGGAATTATTTTCGCCAGGAACGATTACTAAAGGGAGTTTACAAGCCATTGAAAAACCCTATACCTTTATTATCGATCAAAGCCAACTCAACTCTTTAGGATTAGAAAATATTAACGATGCCGGTCAAATTGATTCTTATAAAGCGACTTTAGTCGGGACAACAAAAGATATTCAAGCGATCGCATCGAGTCCCTTTTTCCTAACCTCCCTCGAAAGCGCCAAAGCTTATAGTTATGCCCGTCCAGATTTTGAGGCAGAACCGACTACCCCCGCTACTAATCCCCTCAATAATAGAGATAACATTACTTATGTTCTGATCAAAGTCGAACCGGGGCAAAATTTACAAACCCTCAAACAAAGACTCGAAGAAGCCCTTCCCAATATCCAGGCTTACACCACCTCAGAAATGAGCCAAAAAACCCAGAATTATTGGGTTAGACGCACCAGTATCGGGTTTATCCTCGGACTGGGGGCAATTGTGGGGATAGTCGTGGGTATTGTTATTGTCGGACAAATTCTTTACGCTTCGGTATCCGATCACCTCACAGAATTTGGCACTCTCAAAGCAATGGGGGCTTCTGACTGGGTAACCTACCGGATCATCATTGAACAAGCCTTATGGATGGCGGTATTGGGATATATTCCAGGGATGGCGGTATGTCTCGGTTTAGGGGCTTGGACAGCCACTACTCAGGGAGTCGTGATTTTAATTACTCCCGCTATGGCTGGGGGTGTCTTTGCGGTTACGGTGATGATGTGCATCGGATCAGCAATCTTTGCCATACAAAAAGTCAACCGGGTTGATCCGGCCATTGTATTTAAAGGTTAA
- a CDS encoding lipoyl protein ligase domain-containing protein, with protein sequence MATSDRIPWRFIPLMSASGQLQMAIDTWLLQKHLQGNQPSVLRFYRFDPVAISLGFSQRSYPQHWDTFQWQGQPIERVYRPTGGRAVLHSGDLCYSIITSNIKGKRSEIYQHLSQFLIQGWQTLGLDLYYGEARRGYIHNPSCFGTVTNSDLADAQGNKFIGSALRCSHEGIIQQGSMLLDPDPHLFKAIFGEDAPKSQFSHLSEDQTFLATVITTLTAAASRCFNIDLIPQPLSDTELIEITKLMKIDTVKGVH encoded by the coding sequence ATGGCAACTAGCGATCGTATTCCTTGGCGTTTTATTCCTTTGATGAGTGCTTCTGGACAGCTACAGATGGCAATAGACACTTGGTTATTACAAAAACACTTACAAGGAAACCAGCCTTCAGTCTTGCGTTTTTACCGTTTTGATCCGGTTGCCATTTCTCTAGGTTTCTCACAACGTAGCTACCCTCAACATTGGGACACTTTCCAATGGCAAGGACAACCTATTGAGCGAGTTTATCGCCCTACCGGGGGTCGCGCCGTCCTCCATAGTGGGGATTTATGTTACAGCATTATTACCTCCAATATTAAGGGAAAACGCTCGGAAATATACCAACACCTTTCCCAATTTCTGATCCAAGGTTGGCAAACTCTCGGTTTAGACTTGTATTATGGTGAGGCTCGACGTGGCTATATTCATAACCCCAGTTGTTTTGGAACGGTGACTAATTCAGACTTAGCAGACGCTCAAGGTAATAAATTTATTGGTAGTGCCTTAAGATGTAGCCATGAGGGAATTATTCAACAAGGTTCGATGCTACTCGATCCCGATCCACACTTATTTAAAGCTATCTTTGGGGAAGATGCCCCAAAATCTCAATTTAGTCATCTTTCGGAAGATCAAACTTTTTTAGCAACAGTGATCACCACTTTAACCGCCGCCGCTTCTCGTTGCTTTAACATTGATTTGATCCCTCAACCTTTATCAGATACAGAGTTGATAGAAATTACAAAACTGATGAAAATTGACACAGTTAAAGGAGTACATTAA
- a CDS encoding class I SAM-dependent methyltransferase produces the protein MNDPNLTSTDQWDATRYETQHSFVWEYASDLIEILAPQAGEYILDLGCGTGQLTAQIAAQGAIAIGIDKSPTMIATASKNYPNLQFLVADGADFSFDYPFDGVFSNAALHWMTKPEAVIKCIGQALKPGGRFVAEFGGKGNIKQISRAVETVLKTEGYPIESLLNPWYFPSIGEYATLLENEGFDVTFGVLFDRPTPLEAEQEGMKNWIKMFGNHWLSLIPESEQPAIFSKIEAALRPYLYGENHWIADYRRLRIVAQKI, from the coding sequence ATGAATGATCCCAATTTAACCTCAACGGATCAATGGGATGCCACACGATACGAAACTCAACATAGTTTTGTCTGGGAATATGCTTCAGATCTAATCGAAATCTTAGCCCCCCAAGCCGGTGAATATATTTTAGACCTCGGTTGTGGAACGGGTCAATTAACCGCTCAAATTGCCGCTCAAGGTGCGATCGCTATCGGTATTGATAAGTCTCCAACCATGATCGCCACAGCAAGTAAAAACTATCCTAATTTACAATTTTTGGTGGCTGATGGGGCGGACTTTTCCTTTGATTATCCTTTTGATGGGGTATTTTCTAATGCTGCTCTCCATTGGATGACAAAACCGGAAGCCGTTATAAAATGTATTGGGCAAGCTTTAAAACCCGGAGGGCGTTTTGTGGCGGAATTTGGCGGAAAAGGGAATATAAAACAAATTTCTAGGGCGGTTGAAACGGTTTTAAAGACAGAAGGTTATCCGATCGAATCTCTGTTAAATCCTTGGTATTTTCCCAGTATAGGAGAATATGCCACCCTATTAGAAAATGAGGGGTTTGATGTTACTTTTGGGGTGCTTTTTGATCGTCCTACTCCTCTAGAAGCCGAACAAGAAGGAATGAAAAACTGGATTAAAATGTTTGGTAATCATTGGCTTTCTCTCATTCCTGAATCCGAACAACCAGCAATATTCTCAAAAATTGAAGCCGCATTACGCCCCTATCTTTATGGAGAAAATCATTGGATAGCTGATTATAGACGATTAAGAATTGTCGCTCAAAAAATTTAA
- a CDS encoding carbon dioxide-concentrating mechanism protein CcmK: MPAQPAIGSIETKGFPGILAAADAMVKAGRITIVGYIRAGSARFTLNVRGDVQEVKTAMEAGIEAVKRTEGATLETWVIIPRPHDNVVAVLPIDYNDTVEPFRAAVEGVALPMRR, translated from the coding sequence ATGCCAGCCCAACCCGCAATTGGATCAATTGAAACTAAAGGTTTTCCGGGGATTTTAGCGGCAGCAGACGCTATGGTAAAAGCAGGACGAATTACCATCGTCGGTTATATTAGAGCCGGTAGTGCCCGTTTTACCCTCAACGTCCGAGGGGATGTCCAAGAAGTAAAAACAGCAATGGAAGCTGGCATAGAAGCCGTAAAACGCACAGAAGGAGCAACCCTAGAAACCTGGGTGATTATCCCTCGCCCCCATGATAACGTTGTTGCCGTTTTACCCATTGATTATAACGATACTGTAGAACCTTTCCGCGCCGCCGTTGAAGGAGTTGCTCTACCCATGAGACGCTAA
- a CDS encoding DUF4089 domain-containing protein, which yields MTPEEATAYVKQTAILIGLSISPKYLPKVVNNWQKIEENASLLLAFPLSENIESAPVFEP from the coding sequence TTGACACCGGAAGAAGCAACCGCTTACGTTAAACAGACTGCTATTCTGATAGGATTATCTATTTCACCGAAATATTTACCTAAAGTAGTTAATAACTGGCAAAAAATCGAGGAAAACGCCTCTTTACTTCTAGCCTTTCCCCTATCAGAAAACATTGAATCTGCTCCCGTTTTTGAACCTTAA
- a CDS encoding ankyrin repeat domain-containing protein: MISQQDILLIQAARRGNLPLLEALLAQGVKVDTTDPNDITPLMLAAKRGDLDMVKVLLQAGASVNYSQPPNQITPLMLAASYNHTEVVRALMESGANVNQTNNDGSPALMIAAYKGYLEIVKLLLDKGADINIQDLDGDTALNLAAQEGHRETVKYLLQAGADPHKGIGALTAAVKSQDLETLNLILGTGVGVNEVNLLGQTPLMQAAIEGNEAIVSRLIEVGADVTRFNSQDETALSLAAEKGHPGVISALLQAGAKVNEITADGGTILMSAAAEGHTEGVKVLIAAGADINTQDPDGETALHQATVEGHLEVVKTLLEAGADVNRCNNDGDTPLIVAALQGYEAIVAELLRYGSDPNVKNQQETPLTFALSQGFTGIVKQLLEAGADPNTRLPDGKTVLMKVADQGNVELMEALIKAGADVNLKDKAGATALMWASHRGYVEAVQVLLNTNQVLLNEKNKGGYTALKLAQHNEYPEVVELLKQAGAQD; this comes from the coding sequence ATGATTTCTCAGCAGGATATTCTCTTAATCCAAGCTGCCCGTCGTGGTAATCTGCCTTTATTAGAAGCTTTATTAGCTCAAGGAGTCAAGGTTGATACCACTGATCCCAACGACATCACCCCATTGATGTTGGCGGCCAAACGGGGAGACTTAGACATGGTGAAAGTTTTGTTACAAGCAGGAGCATCGGTTAATTATAGCCAACCTCCCAATCAGATTACCCCGTTGATGTTGGCCGCGTCCTATAACCATACTGAGGTAGTCCGAGCTTTAATGGAGTCTGGGGCAAATGTTAACCAAACCAATAATGATGGGAGTCCTGCCTTAATGATCGCGGCTTATAAAGGCTATTTAGAGATCGTTAAGCTTTTACTAGACAAGGGAGCAGACATTAATATACAAGATCTCGACGGTGATACCGCCCTAAATTTAGCGGCACAAGAAGGACACCGAGAAACCGTTAAATATCTCCTCCAAGCCGGGGCTGATCCTCATAAAGGCATTGGGGCGTTAACCGCCGCCGTTAAAAGTCAAGATCTCGAAACCCTCAATCTGATTTTAGGGACAGGAGTCGGGGTTAATGAGGTTAATTTACTCGGACAAACTCCCCTAATGCAAGCCGCGATCGAAGGTAATGAGGCGATCGTATCCAGATTAATAGAAGTCGGGGCTGATGTCACCCGTTTTAACTCCCAGGACGAAACCGCCCTGTCTTTAGCTGCGGAAAAAGGTCATCCGGGAGTGATTTCTGCCTTACTACAAGCGGGGGCAAAAGTCAATGAAATAACGGCTGATGGGGGAACAATTTTAATGAGTGCGGCGGCGGAAGGTCATACCGAAGGGGTAAAAGTTCTCATTGCTGCCGGGGCGGATATTAATACACAAGATCCCGATGGGGAAACCGCCTTACATCAAGCTACTGTAGAAGGACATTTAGAGGTGGTGAAAACCTTATTAGAAGCGGGGGCAGATGTCAATCGTTGTAATAATGATGGAGATACACCCTTAATTGTGGCCGCTTTACAGGGTTATGAGGCAATTGTGGCAGAACTATTACGGTATGGGAGCGATCCTAACGTCAAAAATCAACAGGAAACCCCTTTAACTTTTGCCTTGTCTCAAGGGTTTACGGGTATTGTCAAACAGTTATTAGAAGCCGGGGCTGATCCCAATACTCGTTTACCCGATGGAAAAACCGTATTAATGAAAGTCGCCGATCAGGGAAATGTGGAGCTTATGGAAGCGTTGATCAAGGCCGGGGCTGATGTTAACTTGAAGGATAAAGCAGGAGCAACCGCGTTAATGTGGGCAAGTCATCGGGGTTATGTAGAAGCGGTTCAGGTTTTATTAAATACCAATCAAGTGTTATTAAATGAAAAAAATAAAGGGGGTTATACAGCATTAAAATTAGCTCAACATAACGAATATCCCGAAGTTGTTGAATTATTAAAACAAGCAGGAGCGCAAGATTAG